In Pasteurella dagmatis, the sequence TAAGATCTGGGCGTTTTTCTTTTGCTAAACGAGTCGCTTCTTTCACTTTCTCAACATCAGCACCGCTACCAGATGTACCAGTTGAGTAAGAGATCATCGCTACTTTTGGATCAATGCCAAATGCTTTTGCAGAATCTGCTGATTGAATTGCGATTTCAGCTAATTGTTCTGCTGTTGGATCTGGGTTAACAGCACAGTCTCCGTAAACTAATACTTGATCTGGTAATAACATAAAGAAGATTGAAGAAACAATCGAGCTACCAGGCGCAGTTTTGATGATTTGCATTGGTGGACGGATAGTATTTGCAGTTGTGTGAACAGCACCTGATACTAAGCCATCAACTTCGTTTGCTTCTAACATCATTGTACCTAATACTACAGTATCTTCTAATTGCTCACGCGCTGAATCTTCAGTCATACCTTTGTTTTTACGTAATTCAACAAGGCGAGCAACGTAGTTTTCACGTACAGTTACAGGATCAATGATTGTGATACCTTTACCTAATTGAACACCTTGGGCTTCAGCAACACGCATTACAGAATCTGGGTTTGCTAATAGTACACATTCTGCAATACCTCGTTCTGCACAAAGCGCAGCCGCTTTCACTGTACGAGGTTCATCACCTTCTGGTAATACAATGCGTTTTTTCGCTTGGCGAGCCAATTCCGTTAATTGGAAACGGAAGGCTGGTGGAGATAAACGACGTAAACGTGAAGATGCCGCAACTAAAGAATCAATGAATTGAGTATCAATTTGTTCGCTCACATAGTTTTTGATTTTTTCGATACGTTCTTTATCGTCCACTGGTACTTCTAAATTGAAGCTTTGTAATGCTAATGCAGTTTGCCATGTATTACCTTCAACTCGGAATATTGGTAAACCTGTGCTTTCGATAGCATGTTCACATAATTTCTTGATTTGAGCATCAATTTTATAACCGCCAGTTAAAAGTACACCCGCAATTTCCACTCCGTTCATTGCTGCTAATGATGCAGCAACAAGAACATCAGGACGGTCAGCAGAAGTAACTAGTAGGCTACCTACACGGAAGTGATCTACCATATTGGTTAAGTTACGTGCACAGAATGTAATACCACGAATACGACGTTCGTTGATTAAACCTTCATGAATAATAGCGGCACCCAAATGTTTTGCTAAGTCGCTAGCACGTGTTGCAATTAATTCAGCACTCCAAGGGATACATGCAAGTACCTTAATTGGACTTTTCTCAAATAAGTGATAAATTTCAGAAACTTGGTTTTGTGTATGTTGGAATGAATCGAAAATTTCTGCGAGATCTGGGCGAGTACGACCGGATTCATCGATTGGTGCATTGAACTTATTGATTACAACACCTAATAAGTTAGGGTTATTCTTGCCACCGAATAATGATGCAGCTGCTTTGATGCGTTCTTTTAATTCCGCAGGCGTTTCAGTTGCAGGCGCAGCAACTAAAATGATTTCCGCATCGAGTGCTTGTGCAATTTCATAGTTAATACTATTCGCATAGCTGTGTTTACGAGTAGGTATTAAACCTTCAACGACAATGATGTCATTATTTTTTGCTAATTGTTGATGATTTTCAACGATTTTTTCTAATACAACATCAGATTGATTTTGACCAATTAATGATTCAGCCACGCTTAACATAAATGGCTCTGCTGTATCTAATGAGGTGTTTGTACGTACGATAGATGTTGTACGATCAATAGTATCCTCACCAGAGTATGGTTGAGAAATTGGCTTCATAAAACCAATTTTTGCGCCTTTTTGCTCTAATGAGTGAATTAAACCAAGACTGATGCTAGTTAAGCCAACACCAGAGCTGATTGGAATAAGGATAATTGTACGGGACATAATAAACCTTAACTTGTTGATTATTTATTAAAACAGAAACTGCCGAAAGATCGGCAGTTTACTATTTCTGATTAGATACAAAGACGAGCTGTATCTTGAGCAATCACTAATTCTTCATTTGTTGGAATTACGATTGCTACTGGAGTGTTATCTGTTGTAATCACACCTTCGTTACCGAAACGTGCTGCTTTGTTTTTCTCAGCATCTACGCTATAACCGAATAGTTTTAAGTGATTTAATGTTAACTCACGTACAAGTGATGAGTTTTCTCCGATACCGCCAGTAAATACGATAGCATCTAAACGGTCACCGATAACAGCCATATAAGAACCGATATATTTTGCTAAACGGTAGCTGAATACATCCAAAGCACGTTTTGCAGCTTCTTCTTTATCATAGTTATCTTCTGAATAACGGCAGTCACTTGTTACTTCTGTTAATCCTAATAAACCAGATTTTTTGGTCAATAATGTATTGATTTCATCTACTGATAAGCCTAAGTTATCGTGTAGATAGAATACAATTGCAGGATCTATATCACCTGAGCGAGTACCCATTACTAAACCTTCTAATGGTGTTAAACCCATAGAAGTATCGATACATTTACCATTACGAATTGCGGCGATTGACGCACCATTACCTAAGTGACAAGTAATTACGTTAACTTGATCTGCAGGTACATTTAAACGCTCTGCTGCTTGTTGGCTAACGAAGAAATGGCTAGTTCCATGAGCACCATAGCGACGAACACCATGATCTTTGTATAAAGAGTATGGAAGAGCATATAAATAAGCTTGTTGAGGCATTGTTTGGTGGAATGCAGTATCAAAAACAGCCACATTTTTATCTTTTAAATGTGGGAACATTTTAAATGCTTCTTCGATACCAATTAAGTGAGCTGGGTTATGTAATGGGGCAAATTGAACAGCGTCTTTAATGCCTTGAACAACTTCATCATTAATAACAACAGAAGAAGTGAATTTCTCTCCACCGTGAACGATACGATGTCCGATTGCAACAATATCATCTTTTAATGATGGATCTAATGGGAAAATATGGTTCACAATAAAGTTAAGTGCTTCACTATGTGCAGCACCTGCACCTAAATCAGCATTACCTTTTTCACCGTGTAGCTTCCATTTGATACGAGCATCATCTAAATGAAAAGCTTCTGCTAAACCTGATAATTTTTCATCACCAGTTTGCGGATCTAAAATAGAGAATTTTAATGAAGAACTACCACAGTTTAAGATTAGGACTAATTTTTGAGACATAAGAGACCTATTAATTTGATTTTAAGTTAAAAGAACTTATTTGATCATCTTGAACAAATAAGCAGATGAAAATCTGATTGCCATAGGATACACCTTTCGGACGATAAAATAAATTCACTAGAAGCCAAAAATGAGACTTTCATCAAAAAATTTATGAATTTTTAAACATTTTTTGTAAAGGCTGAGTGGGTTTATCAGAATAAAAGCTGAATATTTAATCTATTTATGGTATTTTTATGTCTCAATTTTCTTTTCATAAATGAAATAATTATGTATTTTTTTTCGACTCTAAAACAGGGGCAACATTATTTAAAAACTTGGCCTTTGGAAAGTAAATTAGGAATGATTTTTCCTGAAAATCGTATTATTAAAGCAACGTTATTTGCACAGAAATTTATGCCATTTTTAGCTGTATTTTCAGTAGTTTGGCAACAATTCTATGCTAAACAAGAAATTGCCGCATTGGCTGTGGCAGTGATAACAGGGCTTTTTGCGTTATTCATTCCCATTCAAGGGTTATATTGGTTGGGCAAACGGGCAGCAACCAAATTATCGCCTGAAAGTGCGGTCTGGTTTTATCAAATTTGTGAACGTCTAAAACAAGTAAATGAAGCTGTACCCTTAGTAAAAGAACAGCCAACTTATCAACATTTAGCTGATGTTCTCAAAAAAGCACAACGCAAATTAGACAGCCATTTTTGGCAAGAACTATAAAATAACATTCACTTTATTTTATGATGGGGTGTGAAAATAATTTTTTCGCATTTGTTAAATTTTATTGAATTTTTAACTACGCAAACGTTTTCTTTTTTTGTAGAATAGCGCGGTAAAAAATTCATATACTCTTAGAAAGAAGAGAGCTACCAATGATTGATTACATTATCATCGCTATTATTGGATTTTCCATTATCGTGAGCTTATTACGTGGATTTGTTCGAGAAGTGATGTCTTTAGTGAGCTGGATCTGTGCGTTTCTTGTCGCAAGCCATTTTTATCCTTATCTTGCTAATTACTTAACCCAGATTGAATCGCCTTATATCCGCAATGGTAGTGCGATTGCAATTTTATTTATTGCGACATTAATTGTTGGCGCTATTGTTAATTATACAATTGGACAGTTAGTGGACAAAACAGGGTTAAGTAGTACAGATCGTGTATTAGGTGCATGTTTTGGTTTATTGAGAGGTGTGTTGATTGTTGCTGCATTGCTCTTCTTTGTGGATAACTTTACAAACTTCAGCCAAAGTGAATTGTGGAAAGAATCAAAATTAATACCGCACTTTGGCTTTATTGTTGAATGGTTCTTTCAACAAATACAAGCAAATTCTACTTTCTTAAATTCAACTTTAAACAAATAGGGGATCAATACGAATGTGTGGTATTGTCGGTATTGTTAGTCAAACACCAGTGAATCAATCTATCTATGATGCATTAACATTGTTACAACATCGTGGGCAGGATGCAGCGGGTATCGTTACTGTAGATGATGAAAATCGTTTCCGTCTGCGCAAAGCCAATGGATTGGTAAGTGATGTATTTCAACAAGTACATATGTTACGCTTACAAGGCAATTCTGGTATCGGACACGTTCGTTATCCTACCGCAGGTAGCTCAAGTGTATCTGAAGCTCAACCTTTTTATGTAAACTCACCTTATGGCTTAACCCTAGTACACAATGGTAATCTCACTAACTCACTGGAGTTAAAAGACAAATTATTCAGTCTTGCACGCCGTCATGTGAATACCAATTCAGATTCAGAGTTACTGCTTAATATTCTTGCTAACCATTTAGATCAATTTAAAAAATATCAACTTGAGTCAGAAGATATCTTTGATGCAGTGAGCAAGACACATCAAGATATTCGAGGTGCTTATGCTTGTGTGGCAATGATTATTGGACACGGTATGGTGGCATTTCGCGATCCGAATGGTATTCGTCCATTAGTATTAGGTAAACGTGAGGAAAATGGACATACAGATTATATGTTTGCTTCAGAAAGTATTGCATTAGATACGGTGGGTTTTGAATTTGTACGTGATATTCAACCTGGTGAAGCAGTTTATGTGAGCTTTGATGGTAAATTATATTCAAAACAATGTGCAGAAAATCCAAAATTAACGCCTTGTATTTTTGAATATGTGTATTTTGCCCGTCCAGACTCTTGTATTGATGGTGTGTCTGTTTACGCTGCGCGTGTACATATGGGGCAGCGTTTAGGTGAGAAAATTGCACGCGAATGGTCAGATGTTGATGATATCGATGTGGTAATTCCAGTGCCAGAAACTTCAAATGACATTGCGTTACGCATTGCACGTGTATTAAATAAACCATATCGTCAAGGTTTTGTGAAAAACCGATATGTAGGTCGTACATTCATTATGCCAGGTCAAGCACAGCGTGTAAGCTCAGTAAGACGTAAATTGAACACTATAGCTTCTGAATTCAAAGGCAAAAACGTGTTATTAGTGGATGACTCAATTGTACGTGGTACTACCTCCGAACAAATCGTAGAAATGGCAAGATCGGCGGGAGCAAAGAAAATTTATTTTGCATCTGCTGCGCCAGAAATTCGTTATCCGAATGTGTACGGTATTGATATGCCTACTAAAAACGAATTAATCGCTTACGGACGTAACGTCGATGAAATTGCAAAATTAATTGGTGTAGATAAATTAATTTTCCAAGATCTTGATGCGTTAACAGGTTCAGTACAGCAAGAAAATCCAAACATCCAAGATTTTGATTGTTCAGTCTTTACCGGTGAATATGTCACAGGTGATATCACACCAGATTATTTAGACAATATCGCAGAGCAACGTAACGACAGTGCGAAACGTAAACGTGAAAAAGATGCAACTAATTTAGAAATGCATAACGAAAAATAGTTGATGTCATAAGAAATAGGGCGGTAATGAAACCGCCCTTTGTTTTTGTAGTATTAGACTGAAAATGAATACATAATCTCTTCATTTTCTTGTAAGAAAATGTGCTAGAATCAGGCTATTTTTGAAAATATACGATTTATGTTATGAAAAATGAGAAAAAACGCTTAGTTATTGGAATTTCAGGGGCATCGGGAGCGATTTATGCAATCCGATTATTGGAAGTACTAAAACCATTAGAATATATTGAAACTCATTTAATTATCAGTAATGCAGCTAAACAAACCATTGCAGCAGAAACAGAGTATAGCATTCAAGATGTCAAAGCGCTGGCGGATGTAAATTATGATGTGCGTGATATTGGCGCAGCAATTTCATCAGGATCTTACCGCACTTTAGGGATGATTATTTTGCCTTGCTCGATTAAAACCTTGTCTGGTATCGCATATAGTTATACAGATGATTTAATCACCCGAGCGGCAGATGTTTGTTTAAAAGAGCGTAAACCTTTAGTGTTATGTGTGCGTGAAACACCATTACATTTAGGGCACTTACGTTTAATGACCCAAGCTGCAGAAATTGGTGCTCAAATTACGCCACTGATGCCTGCGTTCTATCATCACCCCAAAACGGTGCAAGATATTGTGGATCAAAGTGTTAATCGTTTATGCGATCAATTTGAGATTCAATTAGAACAGGATTTATTTCAGCGTTGGGGCTGTGAAACAAATTAAATAGATAAAGAATGCCTGTATTTAAACAGGCAATTTTATTTCTCGAATTGACATTGTCATGCCATCAATCATCAGTAACCTTCCACACAAATTTTTACCGACTTTCAACCGCACTTTGATCGCTTCTAACGCTTGAATTGAGCCAACAACGCCAACAATAGGGGCAAGTACACCAGATTCCACGCAACTTAACACATTTTCACCAAACAATTGGCTTAGATTGTGATAAGTTGGGGTATTTTCTTCATAAGTGAATACTGTGACTTGACCTTCCATACGAATGGCAGCTCCAGAGACTAAAGGTACTTTGGTTTGTTGGCAACAGCGATCAAGTTGATTGCGGATGTCAACATTGTCGGTACAATCTAATACCACATCAAAGTGCGGTATTATTTTTGCAAGTTTTTGTTCCGATAATTTTTCATTAATAGTATCTATATGAATATGTGGATTTAAACGTTGCAATGATAAACGAGCAGATTCTACTTTAGGCATATCTAAACGGCTATCATCGTGTAACACTTGGCGTTGTAAATTAGAAAGTGACACTGTATCAAAATCTAATAAAGTTAAATGCCCAACGCCCGCTGTCGCTAAATATTGACTTGCTGCACAACCTAAACCGCCTAAACCAACAATCAACATTTTGCTGGCTTTTAAGCGTTCTTGACCGTCAAAATCTACCGCTTTGAGAATAATTTGACGGTTATAGCGCAATTCTTCTTGATAACTTAATTCTGTCATATTAGCTGATCAAATGATTAAAAGGCTCAATAGTGACTGTTTCACCCGCTTCCACATTGCCACGTTCACGCTCTAACACGATGAAACAGTTACTTTTTACAAATGAACTGAATAAATGCGAGCCTTGGAAACCTATTGGTTGTACTTCAATTTTTCCGTTGCCATTTACTTGATAATAGCCTCGTTGGAAATCTAAACGACCTGGTGCTTTTTTCATTTTAGTCGTTGCAATAGCAGAAAAACGTTGTGGTGCTTTCCATTGGCTATAACCGCTGAGTTTTGCAATAACGGGTTGCACCAATTGATAAAACGTGGCTAATGCAGATACAGGATTACCCGGTAAACCGCAGAACCACGCATTTTCTAATTTACCAAAGGCAAAGGGCTTGCCTGGTTTCATTGCAATTTTCCAGAAATTGATTTTTCCGACTTTTTCTAAAACAGTTTTGGTAAAGTCTGCTTCACCCACAGAAACACCGCCACTAGTAATGACAAGATCTGCTTGCTGTTGTGCTTTCACAAAGGCTTTCTCAAATTCTTGTTCATTGTCAGGTAATAAACCGAAATCCAAAATTTCACAATTCAATTTTTCTAGCATCAATTTTACCGTGAAACGGTTAGTATCATAAATTTGCCCCTCTTTCAATGGTTGGCCTACTGGCACAAGCTCATCACCTGTGGATAACACGGCAACTTTCAAACGAGGAAATACCTTCACTTTATCAATACCCAAAGAGGCAAGTAGAGGTAATGAAACTGTATTTAACAAGCTTCCTTTGGCTAAAACAACATCGCCTTGTTTAACATCTTCACCAATTCTTCGAATATTTTGACCGCACTTGATATTGGCTGGAAAAGTCACAGAACCATCTTCATTTACAATCACATCTTCTTGCATTACCACCGCATCTGCCCCCACTGGCAACATCGCCCCCGTCATAATACGTACAGTGCTTTGCGCAACCCATTCTCCAGTAAAAGGCGCACCCGCAAAAGATTTACCCGCCACAGATAGGGTTAAACTTTGTGCTAAATCGGCTAAACGCACTGCATAACCGTCCATTGCAGAATTATCGAAAGAAGGCACATTGATCGGTGAAATTATATTTTCCGAACAAATACGATTTACCGCTTGTTCTAAAGAAATTTGCTCATCTTGTTTGCTATCAGGCGAAGGCAGAGCATTCAGCATTTGTGTCAGTGCTTGTTCAAGAGGCAACATAATAGAGTCCTTTGTTGAATTAAATGAGCATTATTTTATACCAAAAACGTAAAAATAGGTTTGACAAGCCTGATTATTTATAAAAAATTTGAAAAATGGACCGCACTTTTATTTAAAGTCTAACTCTAGCTTAAAGGACTAGCTTTAATTTAAAACTTTTCATACGAGATACCATTTATTCTCATTTTATTCTTAAGCAAGAGTTTGCTAGAATGTGTAGGTTATTTATCGGGAGTTTTAAATGAACAAGATTTCACCAGAAGCAGAAAAAGTCCGCAACGCATTGTTAAGTAAAGGGATTGAAACCCCAATGATTCGCTTAGAGCAAGATAAAGAATCTCGCCGAGTGGGAATTGAAAACCATATGCGTGAAGTGATGAAACTGATTGGTTTAGATTTACGTGATGATAGCTTAGAAGAAACGCCAGTCCGCTTGGCAAAAATGTTTGTGGATGAAATTTTTAGTGGGTTGGATTATGCCAATTTCCCTAAAATCACTAACATTGAAAATCGTATGAAAGTAAGTGAAATGGTACTCGTAAATGATGTGACGTTGACTAGTACTTGTGAGCACCATTTTGTGACAATTGATGGTATGGTTTCTGTGGCATATTATCCGAAAAAATGGGTGATTGGTCTTTCAAAAATCAATCGAATTGTGTCGTTTTTTGCACAGCGTCCCCAAGTGCAAGAACGTTTAACTGAGCAAATTTTATTAGCATTTCAAACGATTTTAGAAACTGAAGATGTGGCTGTCTATGTGAAAGCGACGCATTTCTGTGTAAAATGCCGTGGGATTAAAGATACAAACAGCTATACAGTAACTTCTGCATTTGGTGGTGTATTCTTAGATGATCGTGAAACACGTAAAGAATTTTTAACCTTGATTAATAAGTAGTTTAAAACTTATTAAAAAAATCGACCGCACTTTTTAACAAAAGCCCCTTGAGTTGTTACTCATGGGGCTTTTATTATGTAGTAAACAATCCTATTTTCAATAGTTTTACAGTCCTATATCTAAATCTGCATTGATGGTTGCTTTTTATGAAATAATTTTCCACCACTTAAGAAGTTGTTAGCTGTAATGACTAATTTTATTTCTGTGTTTTCAATATGAACATGAAATGCACTTATAGAAAATCTACCACATGTTACTGAAATGATATTAAGTAGAGAAAGCAAAACCCAAACCCAAACCCAAACCCAAACCCAAACCTAATCAAATGCAGGTAAATAGCTCTTGAAATCATAGTCACTTATTAATACAAGAGGAAAAAGTGCCAGTTTTATCTTTTGGTCTAGCTAGGTTATTCGGTATAATGGCACGCTTAAACTATCCCAAGTGAAAATAGGAATACTTAGAAATGAAAATTATCTCTTTTAATATTAACGGATTGCGTGCACGCCCTCATCAATTAGAGGCTATTATTGAAAGATATCAGCCTGATGTTTTAGGGCTACAAGAAATTAAAGTTGCGGATGAAGTCTTTCCTTATGAATTGGTTGAGCACTTGGGCTATCACGTTTTTCATCATGGTCAAAAAGGGCATTATGGTGTTGCACTTTTAACTAAACAAGAGCCAAAAGCAGTTCGTAAAGGTTTTCCAACTGATGCAGAAGATGCTCAAAAACGTATTATTATGGCTGATTTTGAAACTGATTTTGGTTTATTGACTGTGGTTAATGGTTATTTCCCTCAAGGGGAAAGTCGTCAACACGAAACTAAATTCCCAGCAAAAGAAAAATTCTATGCAGATTTACAGCAATATTTAGAAAAAGATCATAATGTAGATAATCCAATTATTATTATGGGTGATATGAATATTAGCCCAACAGACTTGGATATTGGTATCGGTGATGAAAATCGTAAACGCTGGTTGCGCACAGGAAAATGTTCATTTTTACCTGAAGAAAGGGAGTGGATGAATCGTCTATATGGTTATGGTTTAGTAGATACTTTTCGTCATTTAAATCCTGATGTAAACGATAAATTCTCGTGGTTTGATTATCGTTCAAAAGGGTTTGATGATAACCGTGGTTTACGTATTGATCATATTATTGCCAACCATAGTTTAGCCGCTCGTTGTGTTGATACTGGGATTGCGTTAGATATTAGAGCAATGGAAAAACCTTCAGATCACGCACCGGTGTGGGCTGAATTTAGATAAGGTAACATAATGGATTACGAAAAAAGTTGGCAAACTTACCGGTCAATGGTGAATGATGCATTGGCAATTTTTTCAATCAATTTGGATATTTTGAAAGAATTTCCCTCTGATTATATGCATAAAGTTGTGCAGTTTTCATTGTCATATCAAGCAGATAAAAACGGATTGCCTGATGCTAATCATTATCAAGAATTGATGAATCAGATTTTTAAAATTTTGGTTCAAGTGGGTGCACTTTCTAACACATTATATGCAGGTCATGTCTTTTCTTTAGGTAAAGCACAATTGTATTTTTATTGCCAAGAGCAAGAGCCAATTTTAGAGGCGTTAAAACAGTTTGAGCAGATTGATGCAAGTTCAGTGCAAGATGATCCAAATTGGGATACTTATTTTGATTTCTTATTACCATCACCCTTAGAAATGAAAATTAATGCGACAGAAGAAGTACTTGAAATGTTGAGGCAAAATGGTCGTGATCTTTCGGATACGTTTTTAGTTGAGCATAATTTTCATTTTGAAGATGAAAATAGTATGTATCGTTTTATGGAGCATCTGAATTTACAAAATACTGATTTTACTGTAATGAAATATAGCAATTCACCTGTTGTCATAGATGATGAAGAACCTTTCTATGTCATCAAGCTAGAACAAGAGTTAATGCTAAATACATTAGATATTTTCGGCTATGTTGAAGAGTTTGAAAATATAGCGTCACAATTCGGTGGTGAGTATATCGGTTGGGAATGTGATGCAATTAATGCAGATAAAGGTCAGTTAAATTAAGAAGAGGGTAAAAT encodes:
- the pta gene encoding phosphate acetyltransferase, which encodes MSRTIILIPISSGVGLTSISLGLIHSLEQKGAKIGFMKPISQPYSGEDTIDRTTSIVRTNTSLDTAEPFMLSVAESLIGQNQSDVVLEKIVENHQQLAKNNDIIVVEGLIPTRKHSYANSINYEIAQALDAEIILVAAPATETPAELKERIKAAASLFGGKNNPNLLGVVINKFNAPIDESGRTRPDLAEIFDSFQHTQNQVSEIYHLFEKSPIKVLACIPWSAELIATRASDLAKHLGAAIIHEGLINERRIRGITFCARNLTNMVDHFRVGSLLVTSADRPDVLVAASLAAMNGVEIAGVLLTGGYKIDAQIKKLCEHAIESTGLPIFRVEGNTWQTALALQSFNLEVPVDDKERIEKIKNYVSEQIDTQFIDSLVAASSRLRRLSPPAFRFQLTELARQAKKRIVLPEGDEPRTVKAAALCAERGIAECVLLANPDSVMRVAEAQGVQLGKGITIIDPVTVRENYVARLVELRKNKGMTEDSAREQLEDTVVLGTMMLEANEVDGLVSGAVHTTANTIRPPMQIIKTAPGSSIVSSIFFMLLPDQVLVYGDCAVNPDPTAEQLAEIAIQSADSAKAFGIDPKVAMISYSTGTSGSGADVEKVKEATRLAKEKRPDLIIDGPLQYDAAVMEDVARSKAPNSPVAGKATVFVFPDLNTGNTTYKAVQRSADLVSIGPMLQGMRKPVNDLSRGALVDDIVYTIALTAIQATQ
- a CDS encoding acetate kinase, whose translation is MSQKLVLILNCGSSSLKFSILDPQTGDEKLSGLAEAFHLDDARIKWKLHGEKGNADLGAGAAHSEALNFIVNHIFPLDPSLKDDIVAIGHRIVHGGEKFTSSVVINDEVVQGIKDAVQFAPLHNPAHLIGIEEAFKMFPHLKDKNVAVFDTAFHQTMPQQAYLYALPYSLYKDHGVRRYGAHGTSHFFVSQQAAERLNVPADQVNVITCHLGNGASIAAIRNGKCIDTSMGLTPLEGLVMGTRSGDIDPAIVFYLHDNLGLSVDEINTLLTKKSGLLGLTEVTSDCRYSEDNYDKEEAAKRALDVFSYRLAKYIGSYMAVIGDRLDAIVFTGGIGENSSLVRELTLNHLKLFGYSVDAEKNKAARFGNEGVITTDNTPVAIVIPTNEELVIAQDTARLCI
- the yfbV gene encoding terminus macrodomain insulation protein YfbV, producing the protein MYFFSTLKQGQHYLKTWPLESKLGMIFPENRIIKATLFAQKFMPFLAVFSVVWQQFYAKQEIAALAVAVITGLFALFIPIQGLYWLGKRAATKLSPESAVWFYQICERLKQVNEAVPLVKEQPTYQHLADVLKKAQRKLDSHFWQEL
- a CDS encoding CvpA family protein; its protein translation is MIDYIIIAIIGFSIIVSLLRGFVREVMSLVSWICAFLVASHFYPYLANYLTQIESPYIRNGSAIAILFIATLIVGAIVNYTIGQLVDKTGLSSTDRVLGACFGLLRGVLIVAALLFFVDNFTNFSQSELWKESKLIPHFGFIVEWFFQQIQANSTFLNSTLNK
- the purF gene encoding amidophosphoribosyltransferase, giving the protein MCGIVGIVSQTPVNQSIYDALTLLQHRGQDAAGIVTVDDENRFRLRKANGLVSDVFQQVHMLRLQGNSGIGHVRYPTAGSSSVSEAQPFYVNSPYGLTLVHNGNLTNSLELKDKLFSLARRHVNTNSDSELLLNILANHLDQFKKYQLESEDIFDAVSKTHQDIRGAYACVAMIIGHGMVAFRDPNGIRPLVLGKREENGHTDYMFASESIALDTVGFEFVRDIQPGEAVYVSFDGKLYSKQCAENPKLTPCIFEYVYFARPDSCIDGVSVYAARVHMGQRLGEKIAREWSDVDDIDVVIPVPETSNDIALRIARVLNKPYRQGFVKNRYVGRTFIMPGQAQRVSSVRRKLNTIASEFKGKNVLLVDDSIVRGTTSEQIVEMARSAGAKKIYFASAAPEIRYPNVYGIDMPTKNELIAYGRNVDEIAKLIGVDKLIFQDLDALTGSVQQENPNIQDFDCSVFTGEYVTGDITPDYLDNIAEQRNDSAKRKREKDATNLEMHNEK
- a CDS encoding UbiX family flavin prenyltransferase produces the protein MKNEKKRLVIGISGASGAIYAIRLLEVLKPLEYIETHLIISNAAKQTIAAETEYSIQDVKALADVNYDVRDIGAAISSGSYRTLGMIILPCSIKTLSGIAYSYTDDLITRAADVCLKERKPLVLCVRETPLHLGHLRLMTQAAEIGAQITPLMPAFYHHPKTVQDIVDQSVNRLCDQFEIQLEQDLFQRWGCETN
- the moeB gene encoding molybdopterin-synthase adenylyltransferase MoeB, with product MTELSYQEELRYNRQIILKAVDFDGQERLKASKMLIVGLGGLGCAASQYLATAGVGHLTLLDFDTVSLSNLQRQVLHDDSRLDMPKVESARLSLQRLNPHIHIDTINEKLSEQKLAKIIPHFDVVLDCTDNVDIRNQLDRCCQQTKVPLVSGAAIRMEGQVTVFTYEENTPTYHNLSQLFGENVLSCVESGVLAPIVGVVGSIQALEAIKVRLKVGKNLCGRLLMIDGMTMSIREIKLPV
- the moeA gene encoding molybdopterin molybdotransferase MoeA: MLPLEQALTQMLNALPSPDSKQDEQISLEQAVNRICSENIISPINVPSFDNSAMDGYAVRLADLAQSLTLSVAGKSFAGAPFTGEWVAQSTVRIMTGAMLPVGADAVVMQEDVIVNEDGSVTFPANIKCGQNIRRIGEDVKQGDVVLAKGSLLNTVSLPLLASLGIDKVKVFPRLKVAVLSTGDELVPVGQPLKEGQIYDTNRFTVKLMLEKLNCEILDFGLLPDNEQEFEKAFVKAQQQADLVITSGGVSVGEADFTKTVLEKVGKINFWKIAMKPGKPFAFGKLENAWFCGLPGNPVSALATFYQLVQPVIAKLSGYSQWKAPQRFSAIATTKMKKAPGRLDFQRGYYQVNGNGKIEVQPIGFQGSHLFSSFVKSNCFIVLERERGNVEAGETVTIEPFNHLIS
- the folE gene encoding GTP cyclohydrolase I FolE translates to MNKISPEAEKVRNALLSKGIETPMIRLEQDKESRRVGIENHMREVMKLIGLDLRDDSLEETPVRLAKMFVDEIFSGLDYANFPKITNIENRMKVSEMVLVNDVTLTSTCEHHFVTIDGMVSVAYYPKKWVIGLSKINRIVSFFAQRPQVQERLTEQILLAFQTILETEDVAVYVKATHFCVKCRGIKDTNSYTVTSAFGGVFLDDRETRKEFLTLINK
- the xthA gene encoding exodeoxyribonuclease III; amino-acid sequence: MKIISFNINGLRARPHQLEAIIERYQPDVLGLQEIKVADEVFPYELVEHLGYHVFHHGQKGHYGVALLTKQEPKAVRKGFPTDAEDAQKRIIMADFETDFGLLTVVNGYFPQGESRQHETKFPAKEKFYADLQQYLEKDHNVDNPIIIMGDMNISPTDLDIGIGDENRKRWLRTGKCSFLPEEREWMNRLYGYGLVDTFRHLNPDVNDKFSWFDYRSKGFDDNRGLRIDHIIANHSLAARCVDTGIALDIRAMEKPSDHAPVWAEFR
- a CDS encoding TIGR01619 family protein; translation: MDYEKSWQTYRSMVNDALAIFSINLDILKEFPSDYMHKVVQFSLSYQADKNGLPDANHYQELMNQIFKILVQVGALSNTLYAGHVFSLGKAQLYFYCQEQEPILEALKQFEQIDASSVQDDPNWDTYFDFLLPSPLEMKINATEEVLEMLRQNGRDLSDTFLVEHNFHFEDENSMYRFMEHLNLQNTDFTVMKYSNSPVVIDDEEPFYVIKLEQELMLNTLDIFGYVEEFENIASQFGGEYIGWECDAINADKGQLN